A stretch of Carya illinoinensis cultivar Pawnee chromosome 14, C.illinoinensisPawnee_v1, whole genome shotgun sequence DNA encodes these proteins:
- the LOC122293826 gene encoding uncharacterized protein LOC122293826 has product MGFSQVCVGMIMQCVSSVSFSVLINEDSLVFCKADIRENRRVQALIGKYEDVSGSWDVAKLRALFNPSVVEDILKITLCAGSSADKRVGGHERNGLFSVRNCYKFILDQQGSPDAESSNASAQRVVWRNIWKMPVPNKIKIFAWRACKDVLPSKANLLLKHVPNDGLCNFSNEDLEGSYHALVNCKQLQKAWQAFLPAIGVDLSLNVFEVVLSPYQVAEHAVSLLKSYKVSHKQSRMQVKKFYRWKAPQPKMLKLNVDGAIFSELGRIGTGAILRDNLGRVLLAASTAERAVEDPEQIELLALLRGLQFCAGMGINKIEVESDCLLVIEALQQDSMSNSTFGDLYSEIK; this is encoded by the exons ATGGGGTTCAGCCAGGTTTGTGTTGGAATGATTATGCAGTGTGTCAGCTCTGTGTCTTTTTCTGTGCTTATTAATG AGGATAGTTTGGTTTTTTGCAAGGCGGACATTAGGGAAAATAGGAGGGTTCAAGCACTTATAGGAAAGTATGAAGATGTTTCGGG GTCCTGGGATGTGGCCAAACTTAGAGCTCTCTTTAATCCAAGTGTGGTGGAGGACATTCTAAAGATAACTCTATGTGCTGGGAGTAGTGCAGATAAAAGAGTGGGGGGACATGAAAGGAATGGCTTGTTTAGTGTTAGAAACTGTTATAAGTTCATTTTGGATCAGCAGGGTTCTCCAGATGCTGAATCATCAAATGCAAGTGCTCAAAGAGTGGTTTGGAGAAATATTTGGAAAATGCCGGTTCctaacaagataaaaatatttgctTGGCGTGCATGTAAGGATGTGTTGCCTTCAAAGGCAAATTTACTACTAAAACATGTCCCTAATGATGGGCTTTGCAATTTTTCTAATGAGGATCTTGAGGGTAGTTATCATGCTTTGGTGAACTGTAAGCAACTTCAGAAAGCATGGCAAGCTTTTTTACCGGCAATTGGTGTTGACCTTTCGTTGAACGTATTTGAG GTTGTTCTTTCTCCTTACCAAGTTGCTGAACATGCAGTTTCTTTACTAAAGAGCTATAAAGTTTCTCATAAGCAATCAAGGAtgcaagtaaaaaaattttatagatGGAAGGCCCCACAACCAAAAATGCTGAAGCTAAATGTAGATGGGGCAATTTTTTCTGAGCTCGGTAGAATAGGGACTGGTGCAATATTGAGAGATAATTTGGGAAGAGTTCTACTGGCTGCAAGCACAGCAGAAAGAGCAGTGGAGGATCCTGAGCAAATAGAGTTGCTAGCTCTCCTACGTGGCCTCCAGTTTTGTGCAGGTATGGGAATAAATAAGATTGAAGTGGAAAGTGACTGCTTGCTAGTGATTGAGGCACTGCAACAGGATAGCATGTCTAATTCAACGTTTGGTGACCTTTACTCTGAGATAAAATAG
- the LOC122293919 gene encoding G-type lectin S-receptor-like serine/threonine-protein kinase LECRK3, which translates to MALALPNPLPSSLLLLLLMMACSTSAQTYRNQSLGSSLTAQDDGSSWESPSGDFSFGFHRIGNGGYLLAIWFSKIPEKTIVWAANRNNLVPRGSKVQLTTDGQFVLNDPKGKEIWGAVHSGVAHAAMLDSGNLVLATQNSVYLWESFNHPTDTILPTNTIGLLGKLVSRYSKTNYSNGRFQFSLQSNGNFVLQTRDFPLDSANSDYWSTETVGSGFQVVFNQSGSIYVAAVNGSILNMMSSNAGSTQDFYQRAILEYDGCIYHYNGVFRHYVYPKRPNISSSRSWPLVWTPISNFIPPIICDILEDTGGGACGFNSYCKLGDDERPRCICPEGYAYIDPDDERKGCKANFIQQSCNESLPETDLFYLHPMLNTNWPGSDYEHFQGQTEDWCRNACLGDCFCAVAIFRNRECSKKRFPLSNGRMDFRFGRTALVKIRKDDSTFKPSYTDSKKKDRSALIPIGSVLLSSSVFFNVLLLAAFLAVFRFDYFKPKVIQRYPVMPGMNLRSFTYEELKNATDEFKEELGHGAFSTVYKGALQSDRGKPVAVKKLNNIVAQGDLEFKAEVSAIGGTNHKNLVQLLGFSNEGQHRLIVYEFMSRGSLANFLFGGSRPNWYQRIQIALGTARGLLYLHEECSTQIMHCDIKPQNILLDDSLTARISDFGLAKLLKIDQTRTMTGIRGTKGYVAPEWFRNMPVTVKVDVYSFGILLLEIICCRKSFEADVQNEDQIILADWVYDCYKERKLDLSLGNDEEAMSSMKRVERYVMIAIWCIQEDPSLRPTMKKVIQMMKGVVEVPVPPDPSSFY; encoded by the exons ATGGCATTAGCATTGCCAAATCCTCTCCCCAGCTCGTTGCTTCTTCTTCTGTTGATGATGGCATGTTCTACCTCAGCTCAAACTTACAGAAACCAATCCTTGGGCTCATCCTTGACAGCGCAGGACGACGGTTCTTCTTGGGAATCGCCTTCTGGTGACTTTTCTTTTGGCTTCCACCGGATTGGAAATGGAGGTTATCTACTAGCCATCTGGTTCAGCAAAATACCAGAAAAAACCATTGTCTGGGCAGCCAATCGAAATAATCTAGTGCCAAGAGGATCCAAAGTTCAGCTTACTACAGACGGCCAATTTGTGCTCAATGACCCAAAAGGCAAAGAGATATGGGGAGCTGTGCATTCAGGTGTTGCCCATGCAGCCATGCTTGACAGCGGAAACTTGGTGCTGGCAACCCAGAATTCTGTGTATTTGTGGGAGAGTTTTAATCATCCAACTGATACAATATTACCCACAAACACTATTGGTCTGCTCGGAAAGCTTGTTTCACGTTACTCGAAAACGAATTACTCAAACGGAAGATTCCAGTTCTCACTGCAATCGAATGGAAATTTTGTGCTTCAAACTAGAGATTTTCCATTGGACTCTGCTAATTCTGATTATTGGTCAACCGAAACTGTGGGCAGTGGTTTTCAGGTTGTCTTCAACCAGTCTGGTTCTATATACGTTGCAGCAGTAAATGGAAGCATACTTAATATGATGTCATCGAATGCCGGATCTACGCAAGACTTTTATCAGAGAGCGATTCTTGAATATGATGGGT GCATATATCATTACAATGGGGTTTTTAGGCATTATGTATACCCAAAACGCCCTAATATTTCGAGTTCCAGGAGTTGGCCTTTAGTTTGGACCCCTATCTCGAACTTCATACCTCCTATTATCTGCGACATACTCGAAGATACAGGCGGTGGAGCTTGTGGTTTCAACAGCTACTGCAAATTAGGAGATGATGAAAGACCTCGTTGCATATGCCCAGAAGGATACGCTTACATTGATCCAGATGATGAAAGGAAAGGATGTAAAGCAAACTTTATCCAACAAAGTTGTAATGAATCATTGCCGGAAACGGATCTTTTTTACCTTCATCCTATGCTAAATACAAATTGGCCCGGATCTGATTATGAACATTTTCAAGGCCAAACTGAGGATTGGTGTAGGAATGCTTGCTTGGGTGATTGTTTTTGCGCTGTTGCCATTTTCAGAAACAGAGAGTGTTCGAAGAAGAGATTTCCACTCTCTAATGGAAGGATGGACTTCAGATTTGGAAGAACGGCCCTGGTCAAAATACGGAAAGATGATTCAACTTTCAAGCCTTCATACACAGATTCTAAGAAGAAAGATCGTTCAGCTCTGATCCCTATTGGATCGGTGCTCTTAAGCAGCTCGGTGTTTTTCAATG TCTTGCTGTTGGCAGCCTTTTTGGCTGTCTTTCGCTTCGATTATTTTAAGCCAAAGGTCATTCAAAGATACCCAGTTATGCCAGGCATGAACTTGCGAAGTTTCACCTATGAGGAACTAAAAAATGCCACAGATGAATTCAAGGAAGAGCTGGGCCATGGTGCTTTTTCAACAGTTTATAAAGGGGCCCTACAATCTGATCGTGGTAAGcctgttgcagttaaaaagttGAACAATATCGTGGCACAAGGCGATCTGGAGTTCAAAGCAGAAGTGAGTGCTATTGGCGGAACAAATCACAAAAATTTGGTACAACTGCTTGGTTTCAGTAATGAGGGGCAGCACAGGCTTATTGTATATGAATTCATGAGCCGTGGTTCTCTAGCAAACTTCCTCTTTGGAGGATCACGGCCTAACTGGTACCAAAGAATACAAATTGCGTTAGGAACTGCAAGAGGGCTCTTGTACTTGCATGAAGAGTGCAGCACCCAGATCATGCATTGCGATATCAAGCCACAGAACATCCTTTTGGATGACTCTTTGACAGCAAGAATTTCTGACTTTGGATTAGCCAAGCTTTTGAAGATAGACCAAACTCGGACTATGACCGGAATCAGAGGAACCAAAGGGTATGTAGCCCCTGAATGGTTCAGAAACATGCCCGTTACAGTCAAGGTGGATGTTTACAGCTTTGGAATCTTGCTGCTAGAGATCATATGTTGCCGGAAGAGTTTTGAAGCAGATGTACAGAATGAGGATCAGATTATACTTGCAGATTGGGTGTATGATTGCTATAAAGAAAGGAAACTGGATCTCTCACTGGGGAATGATGAGGAAGCAATGTCTAGCATGAAGAGAGTGGAGAGATATGTGATGATTGCAATATGGTGCATTCAGGAGGATCCATCGCTAAGGCCAACAATGAAGAAAGTCATACAGATGATGAAAGGAGTTGTTGAAGTGCCAGTTCCTCCAGATCCATCCTCATTTTATTAG
- the LOC122293827 gene encoding disease resistance protein Roq1-like — MRKKMLCNKKVFIVLDDVDSDEQLTALARDRKWFGPGSRMIITCRDSHLLRTHEVNHIYKVEQLETTKALQLFSLSAFKKTHPLEDYKDLSMDFVIYAQGLPLALKVLGSFLYEREIDAWKSEKDKLKAIPNPKIMDALQISFDGLQELEKDLFLDMACLFRAHHVVDSIFYEMLESFGHYRIDIDVLVEKSLISKSEYGWLSMHDLLKEMGQEIVRRECPQEPGQRSRLFCLEDLYQVLKKDTGTYAIKDNLKEFDLTYSENLIETPNLTGVPNLEKIILTGCRSLCEVHPSIGSLKRLKQLVLDECSSLEKLPNLSRLECLTEFWAHETAITQIPSINLIPKSICSFRLKGRKLMRDPNYDIGPLVGYQM; from the exons atgagaaagaagatgctGTGTAATAAAAAGGTTTTTATCGTCCTTGATGATGTGGATAGTGACGAGCAACTAACGGCATTAGCAAGGGATCGAAAATGGTTTGGTCCAGGGAGTAGGATGATCATAACATGCAGAGATAGTCATCTATTGAGAACACATGAAGTGAATCATATCTATAAGGTTGAGCAACTTGAAACAACAAAAGCTTTGCAACTCTTTAGTTTGTCAGCCTTCAAGAAAACCCATCCACTAGAGGATTACAAGGATCTATCTATGGATTTTGTAATATATGCTCAAGGCCTTCCTTTAGCTCTTAAAGTTCTGGGTTCCTTCTTatatgagagagaaatagatgCATGGAAAAGTGAGAAAGATAAACTAAAAGCAATTCCTAATCCAAAAATTATGGACGCACTTCAAATAAGTTTTGATGGGCTACAGGAATTGGAAAAAGACTTATTTTTGGATATGGCGTGTTTGTTCCGAGCACACCATGTGGTGGATAGCATATTTTATGAGATGTTAGAAAGTTTTGGTCATTATCGCATCGACATTGATGTTCTCGTTGAGAAGTCCCTCATAAGCAAATCAGAATATGGATGGTtgtccatgcatgatttgctaAAAGAAATGGGCCAAGAAATAGTTCGCCGTGAATGCCCTCAAGAACCAGGACAACGTAGTAGACTGTTTTGTTTGGAGGATCTCTATCAAGTACTGAAGAAGGATACT GGAACTTATGCAATTAAAG ACAATTTGAAGGAATTTGATCTGACTTATTCCGAGAACTTGATTGAAACACCAAATTTGACAGGAGTCCCAAATCTTGAGAAAATAATTCTTACAGGTTGTAGAAGCTTGTGTGAGGTCCACCCATCCATTGGAAGTCTCAAACGATTAAAACAATTGGTACTTGACGAATGTTCAAGCCTTGAGAAGTTACCAAACCTGAGTAGGTTGGAATGCCTGACAGAGTTTTGGGCACACGAAACTGCTATAACACAAATACCATCTATCAATCTAATCCCCAAGAGCATCTGTTCCTTTAGACTCAAAGGACGCAAGTTGATGAGAGATCCCAACTATGATATCGGACCACTTGTAGGATATCAGATGTAG
- the LOC122293828 gene encoding disease resistance protein RPV1-like has product MATQTRSSSTSEVIKKRKKRPSSSSPRWKYEVFLSFYGKDTRKNFTDYLYVDLKRKGILVFRDDETLQRGEYISKALLKLNGRKRKGSQFFLFSTIYVDPYDVRNQSGSFAEALTAHEKDPKIDKKDTDMWKNALRKAGNIVGWHIHDSYESTIIQEISGRLSRDELNSKFSRHDYDKLVAIDSHVDKMMELLDMESDDVRFVGIHGMGGVGKTILAEIIYDRVSSICRFEGSSFISCIREES; this is encoded by the exons TCTTCATCTACTTCAGAAgttattaagaaaagaaaaaaaagacccTCTTCATCTTCACCTCGATGGAAATATGAAGTTTTCCTTAGTTTCTATGGCAAAGACACTCGCAAGAATTTTACGGATTATCTATATGTTGATTTAAAACGAAAAGGCATTCTCGTCTTTAGGGATGATGAAACACTCCAGCGAGGAGAATACATTTCTAAAGCGCTTCTGAAA TTGAAtgggaggaaaagaaaaggctcACAGTTCTTCCTATTTTCTACCATATATGTGGATCCTTATGACGTGAGAAATCAGAGTGGGTCTTTTGCAGAAGCTCTCACTGCACATGAAAAAGATCCCAAGATAGACAAGAAAGATACGGATATGTGGAAAAATGCTTTGAGAAAAGCCGGCAATATCGTCGGATGGCACATACACGACAG TTATGAATCAACAATTATACAAGAAATCAGTGGACGTCTATCTCGTGATGAGTTGAATTCTAAATTCTCACGTCATGATTATGATAAACTTGTTGCAATAGACTCCCATGTAGACAAAATGATGGAGTTATTGGATATGGAATCGGATGATGTTCGCTTCGTAGGAATTCATGGGATGGGTGGCGTTGGCAAGACAATTCTGGCCGAAATAATTTATGATAGAGTTTCATCTATTTGTCGATTTGAAGGAAGCAGCTTTATTTCTTGTATTAGAGAAGAATCGTAA